The window ATTGCTAATATCTGACTTTAACTTGCCAAATAAGGTAATTATAGATTAtgattgatttctttttttaagtTCTTATTGTAGTTAAATATTGAATCTGAATACCTTCTTTAgtaatttccatttttttctaaACAAAAGAGATTTACCTTCTTGTACAGTTCCATATTTTGTTGATGTATGACATTACGCTGCATcgaacaaacaaagaaaaaattggTATGGCGAGTGAACTAagagctggtttggtattattgtgctttgaaaaaaaactgcttttattgtgctgtaagaataagctcatttttgctacttcacgttttctgttttttttcacccaaaactgtaaaaataagttgtttttaggTGTTTACCAAATATCTTTTtgagctcagctttttttttttttatacccgctttttataaaagcatctcagtaccaaaccagtactaacTTTCAGTACTAATGTGTAAGATGGAATGACGATCGACTAATTACCTTTTGATTTAGCTCTTCTATTTCATAAGTTAATATTTGTTCCTGCAAGAATTTAGATGATTGATATTTGTCAAAATtctactaaaataaaaaaaaattacagcaTGAAATTAGATTATACACAAATCAAATCATTCATTTCGGCTAACCTTTTTCATTCGAATTCCCTGCAGACTCATTTCCAATTGACTTTCTAGACCTTGTAGTTCTTTGACACTTAAACCACAAAGTTGTTCTCCCATGAATTGCCTGTACTACGACAATGAGGAACGATAAGTCGATGATCAGTGTTTGGAGTCCTTCTACCATAAATCAGTGTATAACACATTGTTTTTAAGTGGCTCGCACCCTAAACCTAAATAATTAGTTATCGAATTAGGACATTGTAAGAATTTTATGAAGCATCTTATTATGACAGTGCTATCCATGAGATGGTAACAATAGATGCATCCACCGTTATTTGTGCGTGTGCCTTCAAATAAAATTGTTGAATTCTTACTGAAGGAGAAAGATCGTACCGATGATTTTCTTTCAAGTTCTGTAGTTGTTGCCTTAAGTTGGCTACCTCCCCTTGCCAAAACTAGCAAGTGCACAATAACAAAACAGTAAAATGCATGCAACATTTGAGAAATGGATCAGAAAAAGTCTTTTCGATAACATGTTGGAAACTTGTgattatataaatacatatataaacCCTGGTTTGTCAAAGAAAAGTAGTTTCTTGCGGTATGTGTACAATTTGGTCTAGTTCAACATATTCTAGTAGTACTTCTGACTCAAGACAAACGAACTATCTTATAATGGAGTTATACAAGTTCACCATCCCATCATCAGGACTTTGTTTGGAAGATTATAACATGTCCAGTTCACATCTCTTGGCAACTGAAAACATCCTATAGATAGTAAATGATGGAAGAGTAGGTTCAACTTATACAAGCATCGTGTGTCCCTACATATATGTTAGTTAGGAACCGAAGTATCTTCTTATGATATATCAGAATCTGTTTCAACTAACATGCTTGATCAGTGCCAAGGAAGTTGTATGCATGTTTAGTTTTGCCTGATGGTGGTGTGAAGTAAGCCTTCCTTAtgatgattaaaaaaataactcCATTAAAAAATAGTTCGTTTGACTTGACAAAGCAGGACCAGAGaatattattgtaataattatttGTTCCTAATCTGTAGCAATGGTAAGCAACAGCGGGGACTTGGAAATTTTATTCCAAAACCAAACAATGCTTGAGACGCATAAGTTGTAACTGAATGCCTAGTTATAAGTTTTATGCCTAGAAGCTGTAAGGCAAATCCGAAATTATTTGGTTAAATACTTGGAAACATAAATTGGTTTATCATGTATTTCACTTATGCTTGCTACTTTCTACAGGTTGAAGCAGATACACAGATATATACAGATttaggatttagggtttagggtttctatGTACAGAGTTTAGTGATGAAATCCATGTCCATCCTACCATCGTGCTCTTCATCAACCCTAATATCTATTTTAAACTCAAATAACGtagggaagaaagaagaagaaatcgaACTCTTGCAATTAATAAACTCCAATGTAGTTAAGATTTCATATGGTATGCTCCAATATAGTTAATGCAGAGAAAAATGAGCGAGAGGTAGATGGAGAAGACCTTCACTTCTGAAACTGGGCTAAGAAGTTGCTGATGTTCCTCCCTTGATCTACTGTATCTCTCTATCACTGACTTCATGCTACTGTATCTCTCTATCACTGACTTCATGCTGCTGGAAATAAGGACATGACACAGTAATCAGATGATTCATGATGAGGACTCTAAAGAAAGATGATGCAAAGGTCAAAGGCAAATAATATCGTCTAAAGGAAAAAGTTTACGTTGACATTGATTTCTATGCCACTacattagagagagagagagagagagagagagagagagagagagagagagagaaatacatacatatatatatatatatatatatatatatatatatatatatatatatagttcagGGTAACAGATATTAAGGGATATGAATGTTGGCAATCAAGAAGGAGAGGATTATCCACATGGGTATCCAGTCGTGACGAAATTGGTTACTATGAATCCCAAGTTTTCCCTTTTCTGTGTTTTCCCTTTTCATGAGTACATTCTGTTATACATATTGGCCAAAATCTTAAGATCTATTTGATAACTgtatagtttttagttttcacttcTTGTGCTTTTTAGATATAAGCAATCTGTAGGGGGGGAAGTAGGGATGAAGAAGGGTGGTAGGAGGAAGGAGATGAAATAAAGAATAATGAAagtaaaaacaacttaaaatagTTTTTCGTTGTatgtaattttcattttatgcaCATTTTCTTCTACATTTCTCCcaccatcattcctccacaatACATATCCCTCATTTCTCCCCTATATATATTTCTTATCTATCTTTCTAGCATAAGAATGAAAACTAATgcaaatgattatcaaacactttattatttttgttcattactAAATGAGATACACGATAGTTTTAGGGTTTGTCTTAACGTGTTTTTAGAAGTGAAAACGTTTCACATACTTAAATTAGTATTTCATTGGCTTTGggagaattaattaaaagtttttttctttgttatagGTTGTTTTCTTAGAAAGCGCTTCCAAGGGCATTGACAAGATGTACACATAGGGATTGTTTGAAAATCAGCTCGTTTTTAGTTCTTAGTTTTTAAATGTGTGAACTGCAATTGGCATTGGTGTTGACAAAAACAGCCCTAAAGTCACAAATCTGTATATCATTGGTCTCCCTCTATCAACCTATAAGTATCAAGTtaaccttaatttttttttacgtgACACTTAAGGGAATGCCTACTTTTTGCTACGTAGACGTTATGATTGACCACATGATCTAAGTGGATGTCATATCACCAACATATAAGAATtactaaatgaaaaaaaaacctaaccttcTAGGCGAAGAAAGAGTTGGGAAGGCTGTTACGTCCATGAAAGCCAAAAATGTAACTAATTACCCTAACACTTATGTAATTTTCACAAAGCTATTTCTGAATTGCAACTTACCCTAATAAAGCAATTACTACACTTAAACAAGCAAAAAGCATTTCTGTTTGCCATAGGTTGCCTTAGGGTTGGGTTAGAACCATAATAGATTTATCTTGTAAGATAAAATATCGGTGATTGATACCAATACATGTCTGTGTTACCATCACATTAACTAGGAAGAACtccaaaaatgtaatttttttttttttcgtatctAACTCATTTATCTAATATGGTTGTCATGCTATACTGTCTTTTTCAAATATTATGTAAGGTCAATATTGTTCTTTCGAGTATCTTCCTAGCTTTAAACTACCATAGATATAATTTCTTATCATTTCACTAAAATTACGCTGCATATCACCAATGTAGACGAGTTACTTTCCCAGATAACTTTATTCAATATTTGCTCTCATTCTTAGGTGCTACATGAAACTCCTATCTCACAGATGCCCATTGATCATCATCTCATGTGCCTATCTTCATGCTAAAGCTAGTAGTTTGtgttcaaatttttatatgtaCGTAGTAATATTAGTTGCACTAAATTAAACTCAGCTTTAATAATTACCTGTGGAGTACCCTTATCATACCTTTGACTTGGCtacttctttccttttcttaatACCTTAACTCCCAGTAACACTTGATGATCTTCATAGTAACACCTTatatattgataaattttagaaCAATAATATTACTCTTATCACATTTTCTATACCGCATTTGTACCACCTCTCTTATATAGATGAGATCCGCATGTATTGGTGGgtcatctctattagagaggtgatacaaatatggtatgaaaatatgataagtgtcacatcccggcccggggcggatcacttcccaggcccgctccaccaccttagcacgatattgtccgctttgggcttaccattccctcacggttttgtttttgggaactcacgagcaacttcccagtgggtcacccatcatgggattgctctagcccccttctcgcttaacttcggagttcctatggaacccgaagccagtgagctcccaaaaggcctcgtgctaggtagagatgtgaataaacatttaaggatcactcccctgggcgatgtgggatgttacaataagtgtagcattactcattttagaacatatatatagatatttaCTAGACGTGGTAAACCTCTAGCTATGAGTGCTTAAGCTTGTATTGTTACCTAAAATTTAGATCAGTACCAATATTATTCTGTGTTTCCAGATTTGAAACTCTTCTTTCAAAATGGTTTTAAGAGAATATATAGCTAAttgtttgaaactttgaatttaaataaaaaaaaaaaaatcataaccaTGCTGTTTAGATTCAACAACATACATACAGCACAACTGAGCCATGCAAACTATATTAACACTGATTAACCCAGAGATACAAGAACCAAGGGATCCAAATATATTGAAAGAAAgaacattaatattttttttttttctcaaacctGTTGCCTGCAAATTCATAAAGCTTTCCGGTGCTTGAGAAGATCACAAGTCCAACTTCTGCATCGCACAAAATCGCCAGCTCTTTTGCTTTCTTAATCAAACCCTTCCTACGCTTTGAGAAAGTCACTTGCTTGCTCGTCGAATTATCGATCCTCCGAATCACAATCTTCCCCCTACCCATACCAGCCCCCTTATGCTCTTTTTGTTTTAAGGTTTCTGCAATTGAATCAGTTCAATATTAATGCTACCATaaggattaagaagaaaagaATAGCTGGCGAATAAGAACACTTACAGTATTGATCAATCTGCGGTCTCTAAGAACTATTATGACAATTTTACCGACTAATAAGAGCCTAATATATAGGCAAAAGTTGTTTAGGGATGAAAGTAAAACCCATTTTTTCTTGGCTTATTAATTGATCAGCCCCGGTGAAACTGCCATTAGTCTAACTTTATCCCGTGAAAATGGTTTTCTCAATTTGCTTCATGAAACTGTCATTTTCATCAGTCACAATTACCCTCATTTTCGTCCATTTCGTCaaataaacattaatttaaaaagtagtATGAACATTTTATTCTTGACACACCCTTGCCCTCTAACTTGCTTGCTAAAACAATCTCAATTTCATTTTCGATAAGTCTAATTCAAAcccctctctgtctctcttgTGGATTGGCGTGGAATTGTAACTGTAGTCGTTGGTAAAAGCAAATAATGGGTTGTATTTCAGAAGCAAATACTGGGTTTTATTTCAAAATCAAATTCAAGACACTCATTAAATCTAATGGCTACATGTATAACTTTGCACCAATCCGCAAGAGAGACAGCCGAGATTTTGAATAGTTATCAAAAAtggaattgaatttgaattagAGTGACAAATTAATAAACTTTTTTAATGGGGAACGGGTTTGGAAATTAGTATTAAAATTGTATTAGTGGCTTGTACTAATGAACTTGCGTATTGAATTACAAATTAACAGATTATAAATGTATACTTACAGATAGGGCTATACGTAGAAACTACATATCTATCTTGACTATTTTAATGGTGCCATTGGCCTAATAAGTCAGCGACACACTCTTTAATAGAGATAAGGCCGCAACGCATGTCTATTAAAGAGATCGTACAACTAGATGGTAAAAGTATCATTTTTTATAGttatgtgatatatatatatatattttttttttttttgaatttgtaagtgaaaattcttatttttgaCCTTAATATATGGCAAGTTTAATACTAAATTCTTAGTTTTACTTGTAATGAAGATTTTTAGTTTTGACCTTAATAAATGGCGAGTTtaataccaaattattatgattaatttGTTACAATATAGCGTAAATGCATACCTCATCCCTTTTATAAATATATACCgtagtatgaaaaaaaaattgctcagTACTTAAGAGCATCATTACACTAGTGGCGTGTTTACCAATCGGGACTGCAACGTGGAGAAACGGAATTGGACTCTCCCAAAGTATTCTGGCGGTTGCTAGCAACTAGGGAATTAGAAATCATGTAGGGCCCACCCAACATCGGGAGTCCAAATCcttaaggtaccgtttggtacgcagaCGGGACGGAATAGAGGTTCCATGCTACGTTTGGTGTACGCTTAGGCCGGAATGGAATGAAGGATTAAATGACAACCGTACCCTTCATAGATTACCCATTACTTAGTTTTTGAGTTTATCTGTTGaggtaattttgatttttaatgaatattttatgcTAATTGTGCATAAATGGAGAGTTCTTtggaattttgattaattttcgaagtgaaattaatgaaaaagaggaggggtattgttgtccaaaaagctataattttgtgttccatagGCTAGAGCAAGTCGTTCCATGGGGGAGGGTGGcacaaaaaattaactaaaatctGTTCCATAGGATAGTGCGTCCCAGGCAAATTGGCGCACCAAAAGTGGGACGAGTGTGTCTCATCCCATTGCGTTCCGTCccatcccacgtaccaaacgatacctaatATCCCGGAATTGGATTATGTAGAGGTAGTAATTGGACTCTAAGTAGGAGGTTACATCAGGAATCAAATTTTTTACCCAAAATACCCATTTACTTTTTCTGATATTCCTAAAATACCTCCCACCTTCAACCTTCCCTCCCCTTTATGTGTTTCTAATTTGCAGCAGGCCTAAACTTCTCATATTCTAGCCAAACCGAATAGAAGGAACGAACTCCTTATCACTTTCACTCTGTGAAAACTAGTTTTTTCTCTATTGATGGGATGGGTTCTAGCCTTATGGGCTGAAGGTTCTAGATAAAGACCCGAGCTGCGGGGTGGGGGTTCTGGATACTGTGGACTGAGGGTTCTGTAATTAGAGacagaaaaagaaggaagagaaggagacaaaaaaatagagaaaatttaGGCATGGAGTTAtagggatgatgatgatgggttTGATTCTTTTCCTCtcctatttattttttatgttttgttattTATCCTATTTGGTTTTTATATGGAAAAGAATCaaatacattgaaaaaataaaatagtgttgcaatcatatttagaataggaatgtgattgtgttaATCCTAGTATATATAGGATTATCTCTTATATttctattaggagttgattacctattaagagttgtaatcctaaagggtgaGGTTTTGCCTATCcttctactataaataaaggtacaatgggggtgatacaacacactcACTATAaaatcactctctcttctctctctctctctctctctctctctctctctctctctctctctctctctctctctctaatctctTAGAttagttcaatcaaataggcttacaacacgttatcaacgtGCTCTTGACAGAAGTAGAGGAATTGATGAATCACAGGAGGAGTTTATCTTCCACAAAATTCGAAGGCTCTTCTTTGTcttctgccaatcaggtatgcttaaaataaaggaagatatttgaaacgtccacgaagcatgaaaacattccccatgatgcatgaatccctctatgtttttattttccttccaatatatatatattgtatatgttcatatatttgtttcatgcattatgcAATTAAATTGCGGTGgaattgtgagtcaaagcatataaataaattagaagcaactCTAGGGTTTGTTCAAACCCTAACcatgtggatttttttttttttttttgcattgggCATTGTACTGCACCACCGCTGCAACACCCACTATGGCACCATCGGACCACTACTGGCCTGAAGCCTAGTTAAATAGACCACACGGCAACAGCCTTTAAGCTTGCTGCGTTGACCCAGACAACCTAGGGCTTCGACCTGATTAGCTCTATAAGGCCCGAAGTCCCTTAAGCCCAACCAAGAAAGCTTGTAGGCTTCTTAGCCTGTTGTCCCATGGTTTAAAACCTGCCTGTAGCAGTTCAAAGCCTATTGGGCTGTGTCACGCACCCTAGCCCACTTCTCCCAAACTTGCCTGCTGGGCTAAGCTCGCCCCGACCCGAATCCCAGCCCGGCTGGGCTTCCTGAACCCCAGCCTAAGCCAGCGTTTCGCTGGGCCTGACCCGTGCCCCATATTCGGCCCACATAAGCTAGCAACTTACTGCTGGGCTTCAAAACCCTCGGCCCATGGCCTGCAGCCACCGTGAGCTGTTTTTGCAGCTGTACCTGAGCCCAATTTTTTGGGCTATGCTTTTTCGACCTAATGTTATTATTTTggcattattttgcttccacgatAAACCCTATTTGgtcccgatctattgaattaattaaaagtgacatgcagtccattaatctgataatgaatccaaaattattgacttgaaaatcacttttggacattaacgattcaatcatttatttttatactttgaaccgttgacatactttcgtagtaacaAAACTCTAacacttgagttcctgaagtacctcaaatccactacacttaaatcatcATATTGCATTGTGTGTTTCTTGCATGAACTCTCCTTTATGGACTAATCattcataaaaactaaattgaacatgtagtttcatatttagtgcctttgaaacctgaagttttcattcaaaacttaccacatgaaacttgtagttttcatgcataaattaaagcaatacatgtctatagaactcgaatgttctacgatatatatatatatatatatatatatatatatatatatatatggatcatCATATGACTAGTCATGTTTTTTTGTACCCAccgttttagggacatgttgaacttgaacaagctctaTTTCACTGCTTTGGAAGTCTCTAGAAGAAACTACCTAAAGTGtgttcaagacgtgaagctccatcttatTACAAAGGGTGTTAGAGCCACCATTGAGGCACCTACCGATGACATACCTGTCGACGAAGCTCAGAAagctactgcaatgatcttcattcgaagacacatccatgatgctcTGTAAACTGAGTACCTCGCTGAGGAGGACCCACGCACCTTCTGGCTTGCTCTGGCCGACCATTTCGATCACTAGAAAGACAtatacttgcctgaagcaagacacaaCTAGCAGCATGTTCACTTTTAGGACTTTAAgtccgtgaatgaatacaactctgaagtttgtagaattcGTTCACTGCTGAAATTCTGTAAAGTGGAACTGACCGAATTagatctcctggagaagacctattcgactttccatgccaccaatattgtcctgcagcaaTAATATAAGGCCCTgaaattcaccaaatttttggatttgatctctgtacTACTTCTCACTGAAAAGAAGAActagcttttgatgaagaatcatcaaacaCGACCAATTGGCTTCAACATCGTGCTTGAAGTGTATGTGACCAATTCTAGCAGCCACAAACGACGAAAAAGTTATCGGGGTCGTGATAATGGGCGATAAGCCTTACCATGGGCCCATGGTTAATAGAGTGCTGGCCCCAAAGGAGGAAATGTGACCTAGCAGCGTCCACCCCTTGCCCCTAAGGCCctgaacttcaagaacaagggtaaagCTCCCGTTTAATCGACTTTTACTGAAATGGATATGTGTTATCGCTGTGGATCAAAGGATCATTGGTCATACATATACCGAACTAACCCCGAGGCTATTGTCAAGTATCATTCCcgtcgtgagtctaactttgcacatgtggaTCATCCGGAAGATGCTACTACATCAATGGAGATATCAGATTTTCAAGAGGTGTCAATTCCTATGGACGAATAAATTAGACATGGTTTTAGGGTATTTACCCCTAGTGGCCAAACCCACTAGGAGTGGTCGGCCCCTCTCCCCTATTTatctaggtttatggtttaattttgaacaatttttcaaagtatttggaataatttgtttgtttttggtttgttttgaattatggattgttattaaatggatattatttcttgaattgtttaattgaatgaaagggcttatatttatgcatgtgaccaattcaatcaatttatttcttggtatgtctagtggggaagttagtagTCTGGCTGATAGTGCTACAACGCACACCATCTTTCGTGAGCGACACTGttttactaacttaataccTAAGAAAGCACATCTGACAACTCTTttaggcccatccaacctgattgaaggatacggaAAGGCACATATTAAGTTGTTCAATGGTACAatcttaaccattaaagaggcactttattctccacgttccaaaagaacgttgctgagttttagagatattcgagataatcaatatcacattgaaaccactgaagataatggttctgaatttctttgtatcactttgTACAAATATGGCCAGAAGTGTATTCACGAAAAGTTGGAACATCTCCtgagtgggttgtacatcacaaccattcgtGGCATAGAAGCCCACCATGTGGCTAGCCATATGCCTGAGTTCCAGAAAACTTTGTTGAtttggcatgaccgtttgggacatcctggacATGACATGATGCGCCATATCCTTAAATCATCACATAGGCATCGGTTACCTCCCTATGTTGGATTCCTGCCATGCAATGTGCATTCTTTAAGGAAATTGAATACTCAACCCTTGATTACAATGATTATTCATGACCCACCTAAATTTCTTcaaaggattcaaggggacatttgtggacctatctaACCAACCTACAGactatttagatattttatggtgttggttgatgcatcgacacgaTTGTCACATGTCTACCTGTTGTCCACACGCAACGCTGTATTCGCTAAACTCCTAGCATAAATTattaagctaagggctcaccaccctaattatccgATTAAGTCGATTCGACTGGATAACGCTGGACATTTTacgtcacagacttttgacgatCATTGCATGTCAGTAGGGATTAATGTGGAACATCTtataccccatgttcacacccaaaatggcattgcagaagctttcataaatgGCCTTCAATTGATAGGTCAGACTTTGGTTATGAGAACCAAATTGTCGGTATCTACCTGGggttatgcaatattgcatgcaaTGATGTTAGTCAGCCTGAGGGCCACCGCTACCCAAACTTATTCACaattacagttggttactggatacGAGCTTGATGTCTCGCATTTACAGGTGCTTGGGTGCgccatttatgtgccaatatCATCGCCACTacataccaaaatgggtcctcagagaaaaatgggaatctacGTCGATTATGGTTTGCCATCAATTGTTCGCTATTTAGAACCCTTGACAAGAGATTTCTTTACTGTAcattttgcggattgtcactttgatgagatagTCTTCCCGTCATCAGggggagataagcatgctaacgTTCTTAGAGAACGCTGCGAATTGTCTtggtatgctcccactatgtctcatttagatcccacACTGCCCAATCTGAAACTGAGATGCAATGAATTATAGGtcttcagagcattgctcagagcatgccagatgcttttaaTGAGTTAGctaaggtgacaagatcacatatacccgtTGCAAATGCACATGCAAGGATAGATATACCCTGCGTAGGTCAACAACCCGCCTAGGAAGGTCGGACCATCCCCGAAGCTGGGTAGGCTGCACCTTCCATGTGGTATGGTACATTGGCAGCTAGCCAGTCATCTGCTTCGACCCTGAAGAGTGGCAGActccttggttcaaaggattcacaacacCGGAAGAGGAACACGGCAccaactagtgaccctagtttgaatctGACCATCGTTCACTCATCCAttccaacgcatgaggttattcttgATTATGGTGATGCTTAGTGGAGACAAATCGACCCCCCAagaatcatgagatttcggTCTACTACGCAGTATtagatgaggtttggaatcagaatgagatgatcgtcaaCGATGCATTTACGTACATAAtagctactgacatcatgcttagtgatgacattgaaccacttTTCGTTGATAAATGCCAACGTAGAacagattggtcaaactggagaCAAGTAATCTcggtcgaactcgattcgctcgTGAAATGTAAAGTGTTTAGACCTATTGTTCCTACACCACCACGCGTGATGgctgttggctacaagtgggttttcgtgaggaagcataatgagaagaaagaaatagTTCCAAAAAGACTTctattgactggttcaaatagttctagaccatgaACACTCTCTCAATTAGTTTAAGGAGGTCACTCTACGGATTAAAACAATTTTGGGCGAATATGGTATAACCgtttgagtgaatatttgacaagtcagggttatgtgaataATGAATTATGCCCATgagtgttcataaagaagtcacattccagatTTACAAtcattgcagtttatgtcgaagacatgaacctcattgggACTCCTGCAGGGCTGGAGGAAATTGCTACCCACTTgaaatcagaatttgagataaaagatcttaggaaaacttgatattgtcttggcctggagatcgagcattgttcggatggaatctaGTACATCAATTAAACTatacccaaaaggtgttgcgatgttttaatgaggataaagtgaagccttcgagtacaccTATGGTCATTCGGACTCTaaatgctaaacgagatcccttaTGTCCAAAGAAGGATGGGGAAGAGATTTTCGAACatgaagttccatacctaagtaCAATTGGGGCTTAATTGTACTTAGCTGAATGCACTAGActcgacatctccttcgctgttaatTTTTTGGCTAGATATAGCAATGC of the Pyrus communis chromosome 1, drPyrComm1.1, whole genome shotgun sequence genome contains:
- the LOC137724720 gene encoding agamous-like MADS-box protein AGL21, with product MGRGKIVIRRIDNSTSKQVTFSKRRKGLIKKAKELAILCDAEVGLVIFSSTGKLYEFAGNSMKSVIERYSRSREEHQQLLSPVSEVKFWQGEVANLRQQLQNLKENHRQFMGEQLCGLSVKELQGLESQLEMSLQGIRMKKEQILTYEIEELNQKRNVIHQQNMELYKKVYGTSAVNSKSNMSLYTFN